In Macaca fascicularis isolate 582-1 chromosome X, T2T-MFA8v1.1, one DNA window encodes the following:
- the HCFC1 gene encoding host cell factor 1 isoform X19 yields MASAVSPANSPAVLLQPRWKRVVGWSGPVPRPRHGHRAVAIKELIVVFGGGNEGIVDELHVYNTATNQWFIPAVRGDIPPGCAAYGFVCDGTRLLVFGGMVEYGKYSNDLYELQASRWEWKRLKAKTPKNGPPPCPRLGHSFSLVGNKCYLFGGLANDSEDPKNNIPRYLNDLYILELRPGSGVVAWDIPITYGVLPPPRESHTAVVYTEKDNKKSKLVIYGGMSGCRLGDLWTLDIDTLTWNKPSLSGVAPLPRSLHSATTIGNKMYVFGGWVPLVMDDVKVATHEKEWKCTNTLACLNLDTMAWETILMDTLEDNIPRARAGHCAVAINTRLYIWSGRDGYRKAWNNQVCCKDLWYLETEKPPPPARVQLVRANTNSLEVSWGAVATADSYLLQLQKYDIPATAATATSPTPNPVPSVPANPPKSPAPAAAAPAVQPLTQVGITLLPQAAPAPPTTTTIQVLPTVPGSSISVPTAARTQGVPAVLKVTGPQATTGTPLVTMRPTSQAGKAPVTVTSLPAGVRMVVPTQSAQGTVIGSSPQMSGMAALAAAAAATQKIPPSSAPTVLSVPAGTTIVKTMAVTPGTTTLPATVKVASSPVMVSNPATRMLKTAAAQVGTSVSSATNTSTRPIITVHKSGTVTVAQQAQVVTTVVGGVTKTITLVKSPISVPGGSALISNLGKVMSVVQTKPVQTSAVTGQASTGPVTQIIQTKGPLPAGTILKLVTSADGKPTTIITTTQASGAGTKPTILGISSVSPSTTKPGTTTIIKTIPMSAIITQAGATGVTSSPGIKSPITIITTKVMTSGTGAPAKIITAVPKIATGHGQQGVTQVVLKGAPGQPGTILRTVPMGGVRLVTPVTVSAVKPAVTTLVVKGTTGVTTLGTVTGTVSTSLAGAGGHSTSASLATPITTLGTIATLSSQVINPTAITVSAAQTTLTAAGGLTTPTITMQPVSQPTQVTLITAPSGVEAQPVHDLPVSILASPTTEQPTATVTIADSGQGDVQPGTVTLVCSNPPCETHETGTTNTATTTVVANLGGHPQPTQVQFVCDRQEAAASLVTSTVGQQNGSVVRVCSNPPCETHETGTTNTATTATSNMAGQHGCSNPPCETHETGTTNTATTAMSSVGANHQRDARRACAAGTPAVIRISVATGALEAAQGSKPQCQTRQTSTTSTTMTVMATGAPCSAGPLLGPSMAREPGGRGPAFVQLAPLSSKVRLSSPGSKDLPAGRHSHVANTTAMARSSMGAGEPRTAPACESLQGGSPSTTVTVTALEALLCPSATVTQVCSNPPCETHETGTTNTATTSNAGSAQRVCSNPPCETHETGTTHTATTATSNGGTGQPEGGQQPPAGHPCETHQTTSTGTTMSVSMGALLPDATSSHRTLESGLEVAAAPSVTPQAGTALLAPFPTQRVCSNPPCETHETGTTHTATTVTSNMSSNQDPPPAASDQGEVESTQGDSVNITSSSAITTTVSSTLTRAVTTVTQSTPVPGPSVPPPEELQVSPGPRQQLPPRQLLQSASTALMGESTEVLSASQTPELPAAVDLSSTGEPSSGQESASSAVVATVVVQPPPPVQSEVDQLSLPQELMAEAQAGTTTLMVTGLTPEELAVTAAAEAAAQAAATEEAQALAIQAVLQAAQQAVMGTGEPMDTSEAAATVTQAELGHLSAEGQEGQATTIPIVLTQQELAALVQQQQLQEAQAQQQHHHLPTEALAPADSLNDPAIESNCLNELAGTVPSTVALLPSTATESLAPSNTFVAPQPVVVASPAKLQAAATLTEVANGIESLGVKPDLPPPPSKAPMKKENQWFDVGVIKGTNVMVTHYFLPPDDAVPSDDDSGTVPDYNQLKKQELQPGTAYKFRVAGINACGRGPFSEISAFKTCLPGFPGAPCAIKISKSPDGAHLTWEPPSVTSGKIIEYSVYLAIQSSQAGGELKSSTPAQLAFMRVYCGPSPSCLVQSSSLSNAHIDYTTKPAIIFRIAARNEKGYGPATQVRWLQETSKDSSGTKPANKRPMSSPEMKSAPKKSKADGQ; encoded by the exons ATGGCTTCGGCCGTGTCGCCCGCCAACTCGCCAGCGGTGCTCCTGCAGCCCCGCTGGAAGCGAGTGGTGGGCTGGTCGGGTCCGGTGCCGCGGCCCCGCCACGGCCACCGCGCCGTGGCCATCAAGGAGCTCATCGTGGTGTTTGGCGGCGGCAACGAGGGAATAGTGGACGAACTGCACGTGTACAACACGG cAACCAACCAGTGGTTCATCCCAGCCGTGAGGGGGGACATTCCCCCTGGGTGTGCAGCCTATGGCTTCGTGTGTGACGGGACTCGCCTCCTGGTGTTTGGCGGGATGGTGGAGTATGGAAAATACAGCAATGACCTCTACGAGCTCCAG GCGAGCCGGTGGGAGTGGAAGAGACTCAAAGCAAAGACGCCCAAAAACGGGCCCCCTCCATGTCCTCGGCTCGGGCACAGCTTCTCCCTCGTGGGCAACAAATGCTACCTGTTTGGGGGTCTGGCCAATGATAGCGAGGACCCAAAGAACAACATTCCGAG GTACCTGAATGACTTATATATCCTGGAATTACGGCCAGGCTCCGGAGTGGTAGCCTGGGATATCCCCATCACTTATGGGGTCCTACCACCACCCCGGGAGTCACATACTGCCGTGGTCTACACCGAGAAAGACAACAAGAAGTCCAAGCTGGTGATCTACGGCGGGATGAGTGGCTGCAGGCTGGGGGACCTGTGGACCCTAGATATTG ACACACTGACGTGGAATAAGCCCAGTCTCAGCGGGGTGGCGCCTCTTCCTCGCAGTCTCCACTCGGCAACCACCATCGGAAATAA AATGTACGTGTTTGGTGGCTGGGTGCCTCTCGTCATGGATGACGTCAAAGTGGCCACACACGAGAAGGAGTGGAAGTGTACCAACACGCTGGCTTGTCTCAACCTGG ATACCATGGCCTGGGAGACGATCCTGATGGATACACTGGAGGACAACATCCCCCGCGCTCGGGCTGGCCACTGCGCAGTCGCCATCAACACTCGCTTGTACATTTGGAGTGGGCGTGACGGCTACCGCAAGGCCTGGAACAACCAGGTCTGCTGCAAGGACCTCTGGTACCTAGAGACAG AaaagccaccacccccagcccgaGTACAGCTGGTACGCGCCAACACCAACTCCCTGGAGGTGAGCTGGGGGGCAGTGGCAACAGCCGACAGCTACCTTCTCCAGCTCCAGAAATATGACATTCCTGCCACGGCCGCTACTGCCACCTCCCCTACGCCCAATCCGGTCCCATCTGTGCCTGCCAACCCTCCCAAGAGCCCTGCCCCAGCAGCAGCCGCACCTGCTGTGCAGCCGCTGACCCAAGTAGGCATCACGCTCCTGCCCCAGGCTGCCCCTGCGCCCCcgaccaccaccaccatccaggTCTTGCCGACGGTGCCTGGCAGCTCCATTTCTGTGCCCACTGCAGCCAGGACTCAAG GTGTCCCTGCTGTTCTCAAAGTGACCGGTCCTCAGGCTACAACAGGAACTCCATTGGTCACCATGCGACCTACCAGCCAGGCCGGGAAAGCCCCTGTCACCGTGACCTCCCTGCCTGCTGGAGTGCGGATGGTTGTGCCAACGCAGAGTGCCCAGGGGACG GTGATTGGCAGTAGCCCACAGATGAGTGGGATGGCCGCACTGGCCGCTGCGGCTGCTGCCACCCAGAAGATCCCCCCTTCCTCGGCACCCACGGTGCTGAGTGTCCCAGCGGGCACCACCATCGTGAAGACCATGGCTGTGACACCTGGCACTACCACCCTCCCAGCCACTGTGAAGGTGGCCTCCTCGCCAGTCATG GTGAGCAACCCTGCCACTCGCATGCTGAAGACTGCAGCTGCCCAGGTGGGGACATCGGTTTCCTCCGCCACCAACACGTCTACCCGCCCTATCATCACAGTGCACAAGTCAGGCACTGTGACAGTGGCCCAGCAAGCCCAGGTGGTGACCACAGTCGTGGGCGGGGTCACCAAGACCATCACCCTGGTGAAGAGCCCCATCTCTGTCCCAGGAGGCAGCGCTCTG ATTTCCAATCTGGGCAAAGTGATGTCGGTGGTCCAGACCAAACCAGTTCAGACTTCAGCAGTCACAGGCCAGGCGTCCACGGGTCCTGTGACTCAGATCATCCAG ACCAAAGGGCCTCTGCCAGCGGGAACAATCCTGAAGCTGGTGACCTCAGCAGATGGCAagcccaccaccatcatcactaccacgcAGGCCAGTGGGGCGGGGACCAAGCCCACCATCCTGGGCATCAGTAGCGTCTCCCCCAGTACCACCAAGCCCGGCACAACCACCATCATCAAAACCATCCCCATGTCGGCCATCATCACCCAGGCGGGCGCCACCG GTGTGACCAGCAGTCCTGGCATCAAGTcccccatcaccatcatcaccaccaagGTGATGACTTCAGGAACTGGAGCACCTGCCAAAATCATCACTGCTGTCCCCAAAATTGCCACTGGTCATGGGCAGCAGGGAGTGACGCAG GTGGTGCTTAAGGGGGCCCCGGGACAGCCAGGCACCATTCTCCGCACTGTGCCCATGGGGGGTGTTCGCCTAGTCACACCCGTCACCGTCTCCGCTGTCAAGCCAGCTGTCACCACGTTGGTTGTGAAAGGCACCACAG GTGTCACGACCCTAGGCACAGTGACAGGCACGGTCTCCACCAGCCTTGCCGGGGCAGGGGGCCACAGCACCAGTGCTTCCCTGGCCACGCCCATCACCACCTTGGGCACCATCGCCACCCTCTCAAGCCAGGTGATCAACCCCACTGCCATCACTGTGTCTGCCGCACAGACCACGCTGACAGCGGCAGGCGGGCTCACGACCCCAACCATCACCATGCAG CCCGTGTCCCAGCCCACCCAGGTAACTCTGATCACGGCACCCAGTGGGGTGGAGGCTCAGCCTGTGCACGACCTCCCTGTGTCCATTCTGGCCTCCCCGACTACAGAACAGCCCACTGCCACAGTCACCATTGCCGACTCAGGCCAGGGTGATGTGCAGCCTGGCACTGTCACCTTGGTGTGCTCCAACCCACCCTGTGAGACCCACGAGACTGGCACCACCAACACAGCAACCACCACTGTTGTGGCTAACCTTGGGGGACACCCCCAGCCCACCCAAGTGCAGTTCGTCTGTGACAGACAGGAGGCAGCTGCTTCTCTTGTGACCTCGACTGTGGGGCAGCAGAATGGTAGTGTGGTTCGAGTCTGCTCAAACCCACCCTGCGAGACCCATGAGACGGGCACCACCAACACCGCCACCACCGCCACCTCCAACATGGCCGGGCAGCATGGCTGCTCAAACCCACCCTGCGAGACCCATGAGACAGGCACCACCAACACTGCCACTACAGCCATGTCAAGTGTCGGCGCCAACCACCAGCGAGATGCCCGTCGGGCCTGTGCAGCCGGCACCCCTGCCGTGATCCGGATCAGTGTGGCCACTGGGGCGCTGGAGGCAGCTCAGGGCTCTAAGCCCCAGTGCCAAACCCGCCAGACCAGCACGACCAGCACCACCATGACTGTGATGGCCACCGGGGCCCCGTGCTCGGCCGGCCCACTCCTTGGGCCAAGCATGGCACGGGAACCTGGGGGCCGTGGCCCTGCTTTTGTGCAGTTGGCCCCTCTGAGTAGCAAAGTCAGGCTGAGCAGCCCAGGCAGCAAGGACCTGCCCGCGGGGCGCCACAGCCATGTGGCCAACACCACTGCCATGGCCCGTTCCAGCATGGGTGCTGGGGAGCCCCGCACGGCACCTGCGTGCGAGAGCCTCCAGGGTGGCTCGCCTAGCACCACAGTGACTGTGACGGCCCTGGAGGCACTGCTGTGCCCCTCGGCCACCGTGACCCAAGTCTGCTCCAACCCACCATGTGAGACCCACGAGACAGGCACCACCAACACCGCCACTACCTCGAATGCAGGCAGCGCCCAGAGGGTGTGCTCCAACCCACCATGCGAAACCCACGAGACAGGCACCACCCACACGGCCACCACCGCCACTTCAAACGGGGGCACGGGCCAGCCCGAGGGTGGGCAACAGCCCCCTGCTGGTCACCCCTGTGAGACACACCAGACCACTTCCACCGGCACCACCATGTCAGTCAGCATGGGCGCCCTACTTCCCGACGCCACTTCTTCCCACAGGACCCTGGAGTCTGGTCTGGAGGTGGCGGCGGCGCCCAGCGTCACCCCCCAGGCTGGCACCGCACTGCTGGCTCCTTTCCCAACGCAGAGGGTGTGCTCCAACCCCCCCTGTGAGACCCACGAGACGGGCACCACTCACACGGCCACCACTGTCACTTCCAACATGAGCTCAAACCAAG ACCCCCCACCCGCTGCCAGCGATCAGGGAGAGGTGGAGAGCACCCAGGGCGACAGCGTGAACATCACCAGCTCCAGTGCCATCACAACAACTGTGTCCTCCACACTGACGCGGGCTGTGACCACTGTGACGCAGTCCACGCCGGTCCCGGGCCCCTCCGTGCCG CCCCCAGAGGAACTCCAGGTGTCACCAGGGCCTCGCCAGCAGCTGCCGCCACGGCAGCTTCTACAGTCGGCTTCCACAGCCCTGATGGGGGAGTCCACTGAGGTCCTGTCAGCCTCCCAGACCCCTGAGCTCCCAGCCGCCGTGGATCTGAGCAGCACAGGGGAGCCATCTTCGGGCCAGGAGTCTGCCAGCTCTGCGGTGGTGGCCACTGTGGTGGTCCAGCCACCCCCACCTGTGCAGTCTGAAGTAGACCAGTTATCACTTCCCCAAGAGTTAATGGCCGAGGCCCAAGCCGGCACCACCACCCTCATGGTAACGGGGCTCACCCCTGAGGAGCTGGCAGTGACTGCCGCTGCAGAAGCAGCCGCCCAGGCCGCAGCCACGGAGGAAGCCCAGGCCCTGGCCATCCAGGCGGTGCTCCAGGCCGCACAGCAGGCCGTCATGG GCACTGGCGAGCCTATGGACACCTCTGAGGCAGCAGCAACCGTGACGCAGGCAGAGCTGGGGCACCTGTCAGCCGAGGGTCAGGAGGGCCAGGCCACCACCATCCCTATTGTGCTGACACAGCAGGAGCTGGCTGCCCtggtgcagcagcagcagctacaggaggcccaggcccagcagcagcatcaccaccTCCCCACTGAGGCCCTGGCCCCTGCCGACAGTCTCAACGACCCGGCCATTGAGAGCAACTGCCTCAATGAGCTGGCCGGCACAGTCCCCAGCACTGTGGCGCTGCTGCCCTCAACGGCCACTGAGA GCCTGGCCCCATCCAACACATTTGTGGCCCCCCAGCCGGTTGTGGTGGCCAGCCCAGCCAAGCTGCAGGCTGCAGCTACCCTGACTGAAGTGGCCAATGGCATCGAGTCCCTGGGTGTG AAGCCGGACCTGCCACCCCCACCCAGCAAAGCCCCCATGAAGAAGGAGAACCAGTGGTTTGATGTAGGGGTCATTAAGGGCACCAATGTAATGGTGACACACTATTTCCTGCCACCAGATGATGCTGTCCCATCAGAC GATGATTCGGGCACCGTCCCCGACTATAACCAGCTGAAGAAGCAGGAGCTGCAGCCAGGCACAGCCTATAAGTTTCGTGTTGCCGGAATCAATGCCTGTGGCCGGGGGCCCTTCAGCGAAATCTCAGCCTTTAAGACGTGTCTGCCTGGTTTCCCAGGGGCCCCTTGTGCCATTAAAATCAGCAAA AGTCCGGACGGTGCTCACCTCACCTGGGAGCCACCCTCTGTGACCTCCGGCAAGATCATCGAGTACTCGGTGTACCTGGCCATCCAGAGCTCACAGGCTGGGGGCGAGCTCAAGAGCTCCACCCCGGCCCAGCTGGCCTTCATGCGGGTGTACTGCgggcccagcccctcctgcctGGTGCAGTCCTCCAGCCTCTCCAACGCCCACATCGACTATACCACCAAGCCCGCCATCATCTTCCGCATCGCCGCCCGCAATGAGAAGGGCTATGGCCCAGCCACACAAGTGAGGTGGCTGCAGG aAACCAGTAAAGACAGCTCTGGCACCAAGCCGGCCAACAAGCGGCCCATGTCCTCTCCAGAAAT GAAATCTGCTCCAAAGAAATCTAAGGCCGATGGTCAGTGA